A single window of Hirundo rustica isolate bHirRus1 chromosome 16, bHirRus1.pri.v3, whole genome shotgun sequence DNA harbors:
- the SLC9A8 gene encoding sodium/hydrogen exchanger 8: protein MAESANATHEVINATLHALLAATTKLVAPTPPKPILPVQTGVQAQQEEQSSGMTIFFSLLVIAICIILVHLLIEYRLHFLPESVAVVSLGILMGAFIKIIEAQKLANWKEEEMFRPNMFFLLLLPPIIFESGYSLHKGNFFQNIGSIILFSVFGTAISAFIVGGGIYFLGRADVIYKLNMTDSFAFGSLISAVDPVATIAIFNALNVDPVLNMLVFGESILNDAVSIVLTNTAEGLTRENMSDVSGWQTFLQALGYFLKMFFGSAALGTLTGLISALVLKHIDLRKTPSLEFGMMIIFAYLPYGLAEGISLSGIMAILFSGIVMSHYTHHNLSPVTQILMQQTLRTVAFMCETCVFAFLGLSIFSFPHKFEMSFVIWCIVLVLFGRAVNIFPLSYLLNFFRDHKITPKMMFIMWFSGLRGAIPYALSLHLGLEPIEKRQLIGTTTIIIVLFTILLLGGGTMPLIRLVDIEDSKPRKRNKKDVNLSKTEKMGNTIESEHLSELTEEEYEAQYIKRQNLKGFMRLDVEYLNPFFTRRLTQEDLHDGRIQMKTLTNKWYEEVRQGPSGSEDDEQELLQQSGAGAR from the exons ATGGCGGA GTCTGCAAATGCCACCCATGAAGTCATCAATGCCACCCTCCACGCCTTGCTGGCCGCTACTACCAAGCTGGTGGCACCTACACCTCCCAAACCCATCCTTCCAGTTCAGACTGGAGTCCAGGCACAGCAAGAGGAACAGTCTAGTGGCATGACGATTTTTTTTAGTCTTCTTGTTATAG CTATTTGCATCATATTGGTGCATTTACTGATAGAATACCGGCTTCATTTTTTACCAGAGAGCGTGGCTGTTGTTTCCTTAG GTATCCTGATGGGAGCTTTTATAAAAATCATAGAGGCTCAAAAGCTGGCCAACTGGAAG gaagaagaaatgtttcgtccaaatatgttttttctgcttttgcttccaCCTATTATATTTGAATCTGGATATTCACTGCACAAG ggtaatttttttcagaacattGGTTCCATCATTCTGTTCTCAGTATTTGGCACTGCCATATCAGCTTTCATTGTAGGTGGAGGAATTTATTTCCTGGGCCGG GCTGATGTAATTTATAAACTCAACATGACAGACAG CTTTGCATTCGGCTCTTTAATATCTGCAGTTGACCCTGTGGCTACTATTGCCATTTTCAATGCCCTTAATGTGGATCCTGTGCTTAACATGTTGGTTTTTGGAGAAAGTATTCTCAACGATGCAGTCTCGATTGTCCTCACCAA CACAGCAGAAGGTTTGACGAGGGAAAATATGTCAGATGTAAGTGGATGGCAAACCTTTCTGCAGGCACTGGGATACTTCCTCAAGATGTTCTTTGGCTCTGCAGCACTTGGCACACTTACTGGTCTTATTTCTGCATTA GTACTAAAGCACATTGATTTAAGGAAGACACCTTCCCTAGAATTTGGGATGATGATTATCTTTGCTTACCTTCCTTATGGCCTCGCAGAAGGGATCTCACTCTCAG GTATCATGGCAATCCTGTTCTCTGGCATCGTGATGTCTCACTACACACACCACAACCTGTCCCCGGTGACGCAGATCCTGATGCAGCAGACACTCAGAACTGTTGCTTTCATGTGTG aaacGTGTGTTTTTGCATTTCTTGGCCTGTCAATTTTTAGTTTTCCTCACAAGTTTGAAATGTCCTTTGTCATCTGGTGCATA gtgCTGGTTCTGTTTGGTAGAGCAGtgaatatttttccactttcctaCCTACTCAACTTTTTCCGTGACCATAAAATCACTCCCAAGATGATGTTTATCATGTGGTTTAGTG GATTGCGTGGTGCCATTCCCTATGCCCTCAGCCTCCACCTGGGCCTGGAGCCCATCGAGAAGCGGCAGCTCATCGGCACCACGACCATCATCATCGTGCTCTTCaccatcctgctgctgggagggggaACCATGCCCCTCATCAGGCTCGTGGACATCGAGGACTCCAAACCACGCAAGAGGAACAAGAAGGACGTCAATCTTAGCAAGACAGAGAAgatg GGAAACACGATAGAATCCGAGCATTTATCAGAGCTCACAGAGGAGGAATATGAAGCCCAGTACATAAAACGCCAGAACCTCAAAGGGTTTATGCGCCTTGATGTCGAGTATTTGAATCCTTTCTTCACCAGAAGACTCACACAAGAG GACCTGCACGACGGGCGCATCCAGATGAAGACCCTGACCAACAAGTGGTACGAGGAGGTGCGGCAGGGCCCCTCGGGCTCCGAGGACGacgagcaggagctgctgcagcagagcggggccggggcgcgcTGA